A genomic region of Papaver somniferum cultivar HN1 chromosome 7, ASM357369v1, whole genome shotgun sequence contains the following coding sequences:
- the LOC113297434 gene encoding putative cyclic nucleotide-gated ion channel 7 isoform X1, which produces MFDCGYKSQYMGGQREKFVRYKKLDDLDSRLSLSPDASRMNKCGFNIDGLARGGGGNVMKTPSRSFTSGVRKGSEGLRNIGRRIRKKSFFQKLATRIYDPQDKFLLIWNRLFVISCILAVSIDPLFFYLPVFTHGANCLGIDTKLAKTTTALRTIVDSFYVIHIFLQFRTAYIAPSSRVFGRGELVVDSKQIAKRYLRWYFIVDFLAVLPLPQAVVWSFLRHKKGSDVLSTKQALLFIVLLQYIPRFLRILPLTTELKRTAGVFAETAFAGAAYYLLWYLLASHIVGAFWYLLAVERNDTCWLKACASVKECNVTFLYCSHHTEGFDTWLNMSGPILKNECSANDDNLSFNFGIYSQAVTSDIIASRKFLSKYCYSLWWGLQNLSTLGQGLQTSTYPGEVIFSIALAIFGLILMALLIGNMQTYLQSLTIRLEEMRIKRRDSEQWMHHRLLPPELRERVRRYDQYKWLETRGVDEENLVQNLPKDLRRDIKRHLCLALVRRVPLFENLDERLLDAICERLKPSLYTEKTYIVREGDPVDEMLFIIRGRLESVTTDGGRSGFFNRSILKEGDFCGEELLTWALDPKTGSSLPSSTRTVKAFTEVEAFALIAEELKFVASQFRRLHSRQVQHTFRFYSQQWRTWAACFIQAAWRRYSKRKTMELRRQELEDDELELEEEDEEEGSYEAVDDSDKSGPSFGATIYASRFAANALRGVHRLRSNSSKSGRNLMKLQKPPEPDFAADDA; this is translated from the exons ATGTTTGATTGTGGTTATAAATCACAGTATATGGGAGGACAACGAGAGAAATTCGTAAGGTACAAAAA GTTGGACGATTTGGATTCTAGATTATCATTGTCACCTGATGCTAGCAGAATGAATAAGTGTGGATTCAATATTGATGGGCTGGcacgtggtggtggtggtaatgtaaTGAAGACCCCTTCGAGATCCTTTACGAGCGGAGTTAGAAAGGGATCTGAAGGCCTTAGGAATATTGGGAGGCGTATTAGGAAGAAGTCATTCTTTCAAAAACTTGCGACGAGGATATATGACCCCCAAGACAAATTCCTTCTTATTTGGAATCGACTGTTTGTTATTTCATGTATTCTTGCAGTATCCATTGATCCCTTGTTCTTTTATCTTCCGGTATTCACCCATGGAGCAAATTGTCTTGGTATAGACACAAAATTAGCCAAGACAACCACTGCCTTACGGACAATCGTAGATTCCTTTTATGTTATTCATATTTTTCTCCAGTTTCGAACAGCTTATATTGCCCCATCATCTCGTGTTTTTGGCCGCGGTGAACTGGTAGTCGATTCTAAACAGATAGCAAAGCGTTATTTGCGGTGGTACTTTATTGTGGATTTTCTCGCCGTGCTACCCCTTCCACAG GCTGTAGTATGGAGTTTTCTTCGCCACAAAAAAGGTTCAGATGTACTGTCAACGAAACAAGCTTTGCTTTTCATTGTCTTGCTTCAATATATTCCAAGGTTTCTGCGCATTCTGCCCCTAACAACTGAACTGAAGAGGACTGCTGGTGTCTTTGCTGAAACTGCTTTTGCCGGTGCTGCTTATTATCTGCTTTGGTACTTGCTTGCCAGTCAT ATTGTAGGGGCTTTCTGGTACTTATTAGCTGTAGAGCGTAATGATACATGCTGGTTGAAAGCTTGTGCTTCTGTCAAAGAATGCAATGTCACTTTCTTGTATTGTAGCCACCACACAGAAGGTTTCGACACGTGGCTCAACATGAGTGGACCTATTCTCAAGAACGAATGTTCTGCAAATGATGACAATTTGTCATTTAATTTTGGAATCTATAGTCAGGCTGTAACATCTGACATTATTGCTTCCAGAAAGTTCCTATCCAAATATTGTTACTCTTTGTGGTGGGGTCTACAAAATTTAAG TACACTTGGCCAGGGGCTTCAAACTAGTACTTATCCTGGAGAGGTGATCTTCTCAATTGCACTTGCCATCTTTGGGCTCATCCTTATGGCACTTTTGATAGGGAATATGCAG ACTTATCTTCAGTCTCTTACAATTCGTTTGGAGGAGATGAGAATCAAACGGCGTGATTCAGAGCAGTGGATGCATCATCGATTGCTTCCACCAGAACTGAGAGAGAGAGTCAGGCGTTATGATCAGTATAAGTGGCTGGAAACACGAGGAGTTGATGAAGAAAACCTGGTCCAGAACTTACCGAAGGACCTTAGGAGGGATATCAAACGCCATCTTTGTTTGGCTTTGGTGAGAAGG GTTCCTCTGTTTGAGAATTTGGACGAACGATTACTAGATGCCATCTGTGAACGGCTGAAACCTAGTCTGTACACTGAGAAAACTTATATAGTCCGGGAAGGAGATCCAGTGGATGAGATGCTTTTCATTATACGTGGGCGCCTAGAGAGTGTAACGACTGATGGAGGAAGGAGTGGATTTTTCAATAGGAGTATTCTAAAGGAGGGGGATTTCTGTGGTGAGGAGCTTTTAACTTGGGCATTGGATCCCAAAACGGGTTCGAGTCTCCCATCATCTACCAGGACTGTGAAGGCTTTTACAGAAGTAGAGGCTTTTGCCTTAATAGCTGAAGAATTGAAATTTGTAGCCAGTCAATTTAGGCGTCTTCATAGCAGACAAGTTCAACATACGTTCCGATTCTACTCGCAGCAGTGGAGAACTTGGGCTGCTTGCTTTATTCAAGCAGCGTGGAGGCGGTACTCCAAGAGGAAAACAATGGAACTTCGACGACAGGAACTAGAAGATGACGAACTAgaactagaagaagaagatgaagaagagggatCATATGAGGCAGTCGATGACAGTGACAAGAGTGGTCCCTCTTTTGGTGCCACAATCTATGCTTCTCGATTTGCAGCTAATGCCCTTCGTGGAGTTCACAGGCTCCGAAGCAATTCCAGCAAGAGTGGTAGGAACTTGATGAAACTTCAAAAACCTCCAGAACCCGACTTTGCTGCTGATGATGCATAG
- the LOC113297434 gene encoding putative cyclic nucleotide-gated ion channel 7 isoform X2, with product MFDCGYKSQYMGGQREKFVRLDDLDSRLSLSPDASRMNKCGFNIDGLARGGGGNVMKTPSRSFTSGVRKGSEGLRNIGRRIRKKSFFQKLATRIYDPQDKFLLIWNRLFVISCILAVSIDPLFFYLPVFTHGANCLGIDTKLAKTTTALRTIVDSFYVIHIFLQFRTAYIAPSSRVFGRGELVVDSKQIAKRYLRWYFIVDFLAVLPLPQAVVWSFLRHKKGSDVLSTKQALLFIVLLQYIPRFLRILPLTTELKRTAGVFAETAFAGAAYYLLWYLLASHIVGAFWYLLAVERNDTCWLKACASVKECNVTFLYCSHHTEGFDTWLNMSGPILKNECSANDDNLSFNFGIYSQAVTSDIIASRKFLSKYCYSLWWGLQNLSTLGQGLQTSTYPGEVIFSIALAIFGLILMALLIGNMQTYLQSLTIRLEEMRIKRRDSEQWMHHRLLPPELRERVRRYDQYKWLETRGVDEENLVQNLPKDLRRDIKRHLCLALVRRVPLFENLDERLLDAICERLKPSLYTEKTYIVREGDPVDEMLFIIRGRLESVTTDGGRSGFFNRSILKEGDFCGEELLTWALDPKTGSSLPSSTRTVKAFTEVEAFALIAEELKFVASQFRRLHSRQVQHTFRFYSQQWRTWAACFIQAAWRRYSKRKTMELRRQELEDDELELEEEDEEEGSYEAVDDSDKSGPSFGATIYASRFAANALRGVHRLRSNSSKSGRNLMKLQKPPEPDFAADDA from the exons ATGTTTGATTGTGGTTATAAATCACAGTATATGGGAGGACAACGAGAGAAATTCGTAAG GTTGGACGATTTGGATTCTAGATTATCATTGTCACCTGATGCTAGCAGAATGAATAAGTGTGGATTCAATATTGATGGGCTGGcacgtggtggtggtggtaatgtaaTGAAGACCCCTTCGAGATCCTTTACGAGCGGAGTTAGAAAGGGATCTGAAGGCCTTAGGAATATTGGGAGGCGTATTAGGAAGAAGTCATTCTTTCAAAAACTTGCGACGAGGATATATGACCCCCAAGACAAATTCCTTCTTATTTGGAATCGACTGTTTGTTATTTCATGTATTCTTGCAGTATCCATTGATCCCTTGTTCTTTTATCTTCCGGTATTCACCCATGGAGCAAATTGTCTTGGTATAGACACAAAATTAGCCAAGACAACCACTGCCTTACGGACAATCGTAGATTCCTTTTATGTTATTCATATTTTTCTCCAGTTTCGAACAGCTTATATTGCCCCATCATCTCGTGTTTTTGGCCGCGGTGAACTGGTAGTCGATTCTAAACAGATAGCAAAGCGTTATTTGCGGTGGTACTTTATTGTGGATTTTCTCGCCGTGCTACCCCTTCCACAG GCTGTAGTATGGAGTTTTCTTCGCCACAAAAAAGGTTCAGATGTACTGTCAACGAAACAAGCTTTGCTTTTCATTGTCTTGCTTCAATATATTCCAAGGTTTCTGCGCATTCTGCCCCTAACAACTGAACTGAAGAGGACTGCTGGTGTCTTTGCTGAAACTGCTTTTGCCGGTGCTGCTTATTATCTGCTTTGGTACTTGCTTGCCAGTCAT ATTGTAGGGGCTTTCTGGTACTTATTAGCTGTAGAGCGTAATGATACATGCTGGTTGAAAGCTTGTGCTTCTGTCAAAGAATGCAATGTCACTTTCTTGTATTGTAGCCACCACACAGAAGGTTTCGACACGTGGCTCAACATGAGTGGACCTATTCTCAAGAACGAATGTTCTGCAAATGATGACAATTTGTCATTTAATTTTGGAATCTATAGTCAGGCTGTAACATCTGACATTATTGCTTCCAGAAAGTTCCTATCCAAATATTGTTACTCTTTGTGGTGGGGTCTACAAAATTTAAG TACACTTGGCCAGGGGCTTCAAACTAGTACTTATCCTGGAGAGGTGATCTTCTCAATTGCACTTGCCATCTTTGGGCTCATCCTTATGGCACTTTTGATAGGGAATATGCAG ACTTATCTTCAGTCTCTTACAATTCGTTTGGAGGAGATGAGAATCAAACGGCGTGATTCAGAGCAGTGGATGCATCATCGATTGCTTCCACCAGAACTGAGAGAGAGAGTCAGGCGTTATGATCAGTATAAGTGGCTGGAAACACGAGGAGTTGATGAAGAAAACCTGGTCCAGAACTTACCGAAGGACCTTAGGAGGGATATCAAACGCCATCTTTGTTTGGCTTTGGTGAGAAGG GTTCCTCTGTTTGAGAATTTGGACGAACGATTACTAGATGCCATCTGTGAACGGCTGAAACCTAGTCTGTACACTGAGAAAACTTATATAGTCCGGGAAGGAGATCCAGTGGATGAGATGCTTTTCATTATACGTGGGCGCCTAGAGAGTGTAACGACTGATGGAGGAAGGAGTGGATTTTTCAATAGGAGTATTCTAAAGGAGGGGGATTTCTGTGGTGAGGAGCTTTTAACTTGGGCATTGGATCCCAAAACGGGTTCGAGTCTCCCATCATCTACCAGGACTGTGAAGGCTTTTACAGAAGTAGAGGCTTTTGCCTTAATAGCTGAAGAATTGAAATTTGTAGCCAGTCAATTTAGGCGTCTTCATAGCAGACAAGTTCAACATACGTTCCGATTCTACTCGCAGCAGTGGAGAACTTGGGCTGCTTGCTTTATTCAAGCAGCGTGGAGGCGGTACTCCAAGAGGAAAACAATGGAACTTCGACGACAGGAACTAGAAGATGACGAACTAgaactagaagaagaagatgaagaagagggatCATATGAGGCAGTCGATGACAGTGACAAGAGTGGTCCCTCTTTTGGTGCCACAATCTATGCTTCTCGATTTGCAGCTAATGCCCTTCGTGGAGTTCACAGGCTCCGAAGCAATTCCAGCAAGAGTGGTAGGAACTTGATGAAACTTCAAAAACCTCCAGAACCCGACTTTGCTGCTGATGATGCATAG
- the LOC113297435 gene encoding sm-like protein LSM8 isoform X2 yields MSEQISVITNDGRNIVGVLKGFDQATNIILDESHERVYSTKEGVQQLVLGLYIIRGDNISIVGEVDEELDSNLDMSKLRAHPLKPIIH; encoded by the exons ATGTCAG AGCAAATCTCGGTTATAACAAATGATGGGCGAAATATAGTG GGAGTTCTAAAAGGTTTTGACCAGGCTACCAATATCATTCTGGATGAATCTCATGAAAGGGTTTACTCTACAAAG GAAGGTGTCCAACAACTTGTATTAGGCTTGTACATCATAAGGGGTGACAACAT AAGTATTGTTGGGGAAGTAGATGAAGAACTCGACTCCAATCTAGACATGTCAAAATTAAGAGCACATCCTCTTAAACCAATAATTCACTGA
- the LOC113297435 gene encoding sm-like protein LSM8 isoform X1, giving the protein MSGGPGLESLVDQQISVITNDGRNIVGVLKGFDQATNIILDESHERVYSTKEGVQQLVLGLYIIRGDNISIVGEVDEELDSNLDMSKLRAHPLKPIIH; this is encoded by the exons ATGTCAGGTGGACCTGGACTTGAGTCTCTTGTTGATC AGCAAATCTCGGTTATAACAAATGATGGGCGAAATATAGTG GGAGTTCTAAAAGGTTTTGACCAGGCTACCAATATCATTCTGGATGAATCTCATGAAAGGGTTTACTCTACAAAG GAAGGTGTCCAACAACTTGTATTAGGCTTGTACATCATAAGGGGTGACAACAT AAGTATTGTTGGGGAAGTAGATGAAGAACTCGACTCCAATCTAGACATGTCAAAATTAAGAGCACATCCTCTTAAACCAATAATTCACTGA
- the LOC113298818 gene encoding uncharacterized protein LOC113298818 has product MDFDHLPFYSRDLTQKDVHRVPQPMIPIRLYKFAYARETNLEQDLVLEDKILLEELVELIRFARRRRDAIAAVRDRDRHLERLFEEMAEVQALAEAEDVAAAPGAGAGALYDADIVF; this is encoded by the coding sequence ATGGACTTCGACCACCTACCATTTTATTCACGAGACCTCACCCAGAAGGATGTTCACAGGGTACCACAACCCATGATACCCATAAGGCTCTATAAGTTTGCATATGCTCGTGAGACCAATCTTGAGCAAGACCTCGTACTGGAAGATAAGATTTTACTAGAAGAGCTCGTTGAGCTCATTAGGTTTGCGAGGAGAAGGAGGGATGCGATTGCAGCTGTGAGGGATCGCGACAGACATTTGGAACGTCTATTTGAAGAAATGGCTGAAGTTCAAGCCTTGGCTGAAGCAGAAgatgttgctgctgctcctggtGCTGGTGCAGGTGCTCTATATGATGCTGATATTGTCTTTTAG
- the LOC113297436 gene encoding uncharacterized protein LOC113297436 isoform X2 — MAGGVDHQKHLLSLIRDFATEKSQGERRVVGLKKRIQDLESELDKENTQLEEAKRCKETAEQELKGYEFELALNEASVQALETRISATQDEISKIGSVVDAIKDQECLSRDEFINQMFEFNQQIRKLQEIVAHGSAKDDCADASTDNGILAEGDKQMVHLKSALKDLEDKIADITSQTRIEEQEYQEGEHINKKVKCEMAYLEKREIMLESIVKEMKHLQELTKQTTESEEECASLGEELQRRSKCPDCHLDNVGALGEILQTEKGMDASHSTDAPET; from the exons ATGGCGGGAGGAGTAGATCACCAGAAACATCTTCTAAGCTTAATTCGAGATTTCGCTACTGAAAAATCTCAAGGAG AACGAAGAGTAGTTGGTTTAAAAAAGAGAATCCAGGATCTTGAATCCGAGCTAGACAAAGAAAATACTCAACTCGAAGAAGCTAAACGCTGTAAAGAAACTGCTGAACAAGAACTGAAAGGATATGAATTCGAATTGGCTTTAAATGAAGCTTCTGTTCAAGCTTTAGAG ACTAGAATTTCTGCTACTCAAGATGAGATTTCGAAGATTGGATCAGTTGTTGACGCTATTAAAGATCAAGAATGTCTTTCGCG AGACGAGTTTATTAATCAAATGTTTGAATTCAACCAGCAAATAAG GAAACTGCAAGAGATTGTAGCTCATGGTTCAGCTAAAGATGATTGTGCTGATGCTTCTACAGATAATG GCATCTTGGCTGAGGGCGACAAACAGATGGTTCATCTTAAAAGTGCTTTAAAAGATCTCGAGGATAAGATAGCAGATATTACTAGTCAAACACGCATAGAGGAACAGGAGTACCAAGAAGGAGAACATATTAATAAGAAG GTCAAATGTGAGATGGCTTACTTGGAAAAGCGAGAGATCATGCTGGAGTCTATTGTGAAAGAAATGAAGCATTTGCAGGAGCTAACCAA GCAGACTACTGAATCAGAAGAGGAGTGTGCCTCTCTTGGGGAGGAGTTACAGAGGAGGTCTAAGTGCCCAGACTGTCATCTGGATAATGTGGGAGCCTTGGGGGAAATTCTTCAGACAGAAAAAG GGATGGATGCAAGTCATTCTACAGATGCACCTGAAACTTGA
- the LOC113297436 gene encoding uncharacterized protein LOC113297436 isoform X1: protein MAGGVDHQKHLLSLIRDFATEKSQGERRVVGLKKRIQDLESELDKENTQLEEAKRCKETAEQELKGYEFELALNEASVQALETRISATQDEISKIGSVVDAIKDQECLSRDEFINQMFEFNQQIRKLQEIVAHGSAKDDCADASTDNAGILAEGDKQMVHLKSALKDLEDKIADITSQTRIEEQEYQEGEHINKKVKCEMAYLEKREIMLESIVKEMKHLQELTKQTTESEEECASLGEELQRRSKCPDCHLDNVGALGEILQTEKGMDASHSTDAPET from the exons ATGGCGGGAGGAGTAGATCACCAGAAACATCTTCTAAGCTTAATTCGAGATTTCGCTACTGAAAAATCTCAAGGAG AACGAAGAGTAGTTGGTTTAAAAAAGAGAATCCAGGATCTTGAATCCGAGCTAGACAAAGAAAATACTCAACTCGAAGAAGCTAAACGCTGTAAAGAAACTGCTGAACAAGAACTGAAAGGATATGAATTCGAATTGGCTTTAAATGAAGCTTCTGTTCAAGCTTTAGAG ACTAGAATTTCTGCTACTCAAGATGAGATTTCGAAGATTGGATCAGTTGTTGACGCTATTAAAGATCAAGAATGTCTTTCGCG AGACGAGTTTATTAATCAAATGTTTGAATTCAACCAGCAAATAAG GAAACTGCAAGAGATTGTAGCTCATGGTTCAGCTAAAGATGATTGTGCTGATGCTTCTACAGATAATG CAGGCATCTTGGCTGAGGGCGACAAACAGATGGTTCATCTTAAAAGTGCTTTAAAAGATCTCGAGGATAAGATAGCAGATATTACTAGTCAAACACGCATAGAGGAACAGGAGTACCAAGAAGGAGAACATATTAATAAGAAG GTCAAATGTGAGATGGCTTACTTGGAAAAGCGAGAGATCATGCTGGAGTCTATTGTGAAAGAAATGAAGCATTTGCAGGAGCTAACCAA GCAGACTACTGAATCAGAAGAGGAGTGTGCCTCTCTTGGGGAGGAGTTACAGAGGAGGTCTAAGTGCCCAGACTGTCATCTGGATAATGTGGGAGCCTTGGGGGAAATTCTTCAGACAGAAAAAG GGATGGATGCAAGTCATTCTACAGATGCACCTGAAACTTGA